The DNA window NNNNNNNNNNNNNNNNNNNNNNNNNNNNNNNNNNNNNNNNNNNNNNNNNNNNNNNNNNNNNNNNNNNNNNNNNNNNNNNNNNNNNNNNNNNNNNNNNNNNNNNNNNNNNNNNNNNNNNNNNNNNNNNNNNNNNNNNNNNNNNNNNNNNNNNNNNNNNNNNNNNNNNNNNNNNNNNNNNNNNNNNNNNNNNNNNNNNNNNNNNNNNNNNNNNNNNNNNNNNNNNNNNNNNNNNNNNNNNNNNNNNNNNNNNNNNNNNNNNNNNNNNNNNNNNNNNNNNNNNNNNNNNNNNNNNNNNNNNNNNNNNNNNNNNNNNNNNNNNNNNNNNNNNNNNNNNNNNNNNNNNNNNNNNNNNNNNNNNNNNNNNNNNNNNNNNNNNNNNNNNNNNNNNNNNNNNNNNNNNNNNNNNNNNNNNNNNNNNNNNNNNNNNNNNNNNNNNNNNNNNNNNNNNNNNNNNNNNNNNNNNNNNNNNNNNNNNNNNNNNNNNNNNNNNNNNNNNNNNNNNNNNNNNNNNNNNNNNNNNNNNNNNNNNNNNNNNNNNNNNNNNNNNNNNNNNNNNNNNNNNNNNNNNNNNNNNNNNNNNNNNNNNNNNNNNNNNNNNNNNNNNNNNNNNNNNNNNNNNNNNNNNNNNNNNNNNNNNNNNNNNNNNNNNNNNNNNNNNNNNNNNNNNNNNNNNNNNNNNNNNNNNNNNNNNNNNNNNNNNNNNNNNNNNNNNNNNNNNNNNNNNNNNNNNNNNNNNNNNNNNNNNNNNNNNNNNNNNNNNNNNNNNNNNNNNNNNNNNNNNNNNNNNNNNNNNNNNNNNNNNNNNNNNNNNNNNNNNNNNNNNNNNNNNNNNNNNNNNNNNNNNNNNNNNNNNNNNNNNNNNNNNNNNNNNNNNNNNNNNNNNNNNNNNNNNNNNNNNNNNNNNNNNNNNNNNNNNNNNNNNNNNNNNNNNNNNNNNNNNNNNNNNNNNNNNNNNNNNNNNNNNNNNNNNNNNNNNNNNNNNNNNNNNNNNNNNNNNNNNNNNNNNNNNNNNNNNNNNNNNNNNNNNNNNNNNNNNNNNNNNNNNNNNNNNNNNNNNNNNNNNNNNNNNNNNNNNNNNNNNNNNNNNNNNNNNNNNNNNNNNNNNNNNNNNNNNNNNNNNNNNNNNNNNNNNNNNNNNNNNNNNNNNNNNNNNNNNNNNNNNNNNNNNNNNNNNNNNNNNNNNNNNNNNNNNNNNNNNNNNNNNNNNNNNNNNNNNNNNNNNNNNNNNNNNNNNNNNNNNNNNNNNNNNNNNNNNNNNNNNNNNNNNNNNNNNNNNNNNNNNNNNNNNNNNNNNNNNNNNNNNNNNNNNNNNNNNNNNNNNNNNNNNNNNNNNNNNNNNNNNNNNNNNNNNNNNNNNNNNNNNNNNNNNNNNNNNNNNNNNNNNNNNNNNNNNNNNNNNNNNNNNNNNNNNNNNNNNNNNNNNNNNNNNNNNNNNNNNNNNNNNNNNNNNNNNNNNNNNNNNNNNNNNNNNNNNNNNNNNNNNNNNNTGCTTCTGTGCCCTGAGTTAGGAATTTTAAATTGTATATTAAGTATTTTAAACTCGATGTTTTCGTTGGTACTTGGAATTGTATTTTCGGGCTGTATAAGTTGAATTGTATGATTTATTTAAGTACTTAGCATGCTCGAGAGTAAGGTTTATTTTCAATTTATGTTTGGTGATATTAGTTGCtagagtgagtgagtcctggcgagagctaggcaggcgacccgccaaccctttggttcgccttagggggaagtggggccgtcacaggtggtatcagagcattaGGTTAAAACGTATTTGGGAGAATTGTTAGGTATTTTATTCCTAGAAATAGGAATGAGATATTTAGATATATTTTAAGTGATAATTGATCAAATTAATGGTGCTAAGGTTTAACTTTGAAAGTTTTGgctgttttgtaggtatggagaACCCTAACGGGAATGGACATGCCGCTAATGGTAACGGGCACGCGAATGGTCACGCGCCGCCTCTTAGGCCTATATTTTACCAAGTTCAGGGTGGTGGAGCTCGTGGTCAGTACTCGCCCGACACCAGGGTTCCTAGGTGTGACTGTAGGTTGACCTTCTCTTACCCCAACACCTTGGTTCTGGCTATAGACGATGAGCGTCGCCAGTTGGTGAATTCCAACCTGGCCCTGATTCAGGACGTGGATGAGTTAGGTGCCATGGTGACTCATCTGCAGAATAGGGTAACAGAGCTGACTGGACGGGTGATAGAGGAGAGAGCAAAGGCTGAGGCAGACCGTGAGGAGCTGCAGAGAGCAAGGGATAGCATGGCTAGGATGAGAGACATGGTTCGTGAGCGAGCTTTTGGGATACTAGCGGATGCTACCATGCTGGTGGATGAGGTGATGGACGAGGCCTCAGAGGTAGCTCCTAGTGctgaggaggatccagaggaggacccggagcAGGATCCAGAAGAGGATCCTGATGAGGGGAATCCATCTGATGGTCCCGCTGAGGACTAGGCTTAGTTAGACTCTCTTTTGACTTGTAATTTGTAAACATTGGTTGGGATGGTGCTAACTCTTGGACCATTGTATTTTTGTAACTGTATGGCCTGCTTTTGTGGTGTTGCACTTCTTTTGATTATGAATGACTGGTTGCACCTGGTAGCACCTTTGTGCTATATTTTGTAAAATCCCAACGAAGTGCTAATTGTAGGAATTTCGAATGTTAATATATGTGTTAGTTGTGGTTATTTTTATCGTTCTCAAGTTGATTTTCATATTACATAATTTTTCTGCGTTGTTCTTTAATTTCACATAAATTTCTGCATACTTacctttctttcttgcattagGCATAACTAGGTATGGATCATCGTGGTAGAGGCCGAAGTCGAAGTCGAGGTCGAGGTCGAGGTCGAGGGAGACGAGTTGAACCCCTTCGTGATCAAGGGGGCGATAGAGCGTCGGAAGTGAACCAAAATCGGGGACCCGAGGGCGGGGGCGGAGATCAAATGGCCACCGCTATCAATAGGATAACCGAAGTGCTAGAGCGTTTGACGGACCGTCAAGGTCCTGGACCAGTGCATCAACAACCTGGTGGGCAGGTAGATACTGAAGATAGGGCCTTGGAGAGGTTCCTAAAGTTTGGGCCGCCTAAGTTTCAAGGTGGGCCAGAGCCTGAAATAGCTGAGGGATGGTGGGAGAGAATATCTGATATTTTTGCCACATTGGATTACACTGAGACGCGGAAAGTGACTTTTGCGtcatttcaatttgaaggagcTGCACGGTCTTGGTGGAATCTAATTAAGGATAAGTGGGATAGAGACCGTACCCCTAGTACTTGGGCAACCTTCACCCGTGAGTTTAATGCCAAATTTCTTCCACCTCTAgtccaagagaaaagggaggatgaCTTTATTAAGTGCAAACAAGGGGCCATGAGTGTAGCAGAGTATGAAACCAACTTTACTAAATTAGCCCGATATGCCCCTGACCTGATAGCCACTGAGCAGAGACGCATTAGGAGatttgtgcaagggctcaatgtggagattcaagaaGGGCTAGCCACTGCTCAAATTAGCACGTATAGTGATGCCGTAGAGAAAGCTCAGAGGTTTGAGACGGCTAGAGCCCAATCTAGGTCATTCTTTGCTAGGAAAAGGAATGCCCCTAGTGGTAGCAGGGACCCAATTTCTACAAGTGCCCCACCGCCTAAGATGGGTAGAGGAACTGGAGTAGTGAATATCCCTAGTGCATCGAGAGGTGCTTTAGCAAGGGGTGCTGGAGCTAGAGGCCCTGGGGCGAGAGGATCTGGAGTGAGAGGAGGTCAAAGTGGAATGGGACCTCCTAGGAGTGCTCCACAAGGTGTACAAGTGTCAACCCCTCAGATAACCTGTGGTTATTGTGGAAAAGCCAATCATACTGCAAATGAGTGCTGGAGAAAGGATGGCAAGTGCCTCAAGTGTGGAAGTGCTGAGCACCAAATTGCTAATTGTCCTAGGATTTCCGAGAATGGGGGAAGCCAAGGAGGTGCCACAAGTTCTAGGCAAACTGCTTCTGGAGGGAGTCGGCCAAAGGTCCCGGCCAGGGTTTATGCCCTAGATAGTCAACCTGCACCTGACCCTTCGGAGGTAGTCGAAGGTACACTTCCAATCTTTCATCGATTAGCcaaggttttaattgatcccggtgcgactcattcgtttgttaatcCTGCTTTTATGTGTGGAATTGATGTAAAACCTGTACGATTACCCTATGATTTGGAAGTTAGGACTCCTACGGGTAATAAGAGCATGCTCACTAGTTTAGTGTATAAGGAGTGTGAATTTTGGGTTGGGGAGCGAAAAATGCTAGTTGACTTGGTGAGTTTGGAccttaaggggtatgatgtgattatAGGAATGGACTTTTTGTCTTACCACCATGCTAAGCTAGATTGTAGAGCTAAAGTGGTGGAATTTTGCATCCCAGGTGAGGCAACTCTCAAGctagatgtaaggggtagattagctTCGTCTGCTTTGATTTCAGGGattcgagctaggaaaatgCTTCACAAGGGAGCCCAGGGTTTCTTAGCTTTCTTAATTAACGCCCCTAGTGATCAAGTGAAATTAGAAGATGTACCAATCGTGCAAGATTTTCCCGACGTCTTCCCGGAAGAATTAACATCTCTGCCACCTGAAAGGGAgatagagtttaagattgaTTTGGTTCCAGGAGTAGCCCCAATTTCAAAAACTCCTTATAGAATGGCTCCTGCGGAGTTGAAAGAACTAGAGATCCAGTTGCAGGACCTACTAGAAAGAGGTTTTATTAAGGAAAGTGACTCaccgtggggagctccagttttgtttgtaaagaaaaaggacgggagtttgAGATTGTGCATTGACTATCGAGGTTTGAATGAGGTgactattaagaataagtaccctttGCCCTTGATTGATGgattatttgaccaattgcaaggatCGGTGGTGTACTCTAAGTTAGATTTGAGACAAgggtactatcaattgaggattaaAAAGGAAGATATACCTAAGACCGCTTTTAATTCTCGATATGGGCACtttgagtttgcggtaatgccttttgggttaaccaatgccccagctGCTTTCATGGATCTAATGCAGAGAATCTTTAAGAAATAtctggaccaatttgtggtggtattCATAGATGATATTCTAGTATATTCTAAGACCCGAGAGGATCACGCCAAGCACTTGGAGATAGTTTTACAAGTGTTGAGGGAACACAAGCTTTACGCTAAgttcagtaagtgtgaattttggctggaagaaatttcttttctgggtCATAGAATTTCTAAGAATGGAATTGCAGTGGATCCAACTAAAGTGGAGCAGGTTATTAGTATATTCTAGAAATGTGAGCAGAGGGAATATAGCAACCTTTAGAAAtccctgagtggaaatgggagcatattaccatggattttgtgaCGGGTTTACCTAGAAGTCAAAGGGGACATGATGcggtttgggtgatagtggataggCTTACAAAATCTGCACATTTCTTACCGGTGAATATGAGTTACTCTTTGGAGAAATTagccaagttgtacacagaagaaaTTATGAGATTGCATGGGATTCCTGTAAGTATAGTCTCCGATCGAGACCCTAGATTCGTTTCCCgcttttggcagaaatttcaggaaactttggggactaaattgaagTTGAGCACTGCATATCATCCACAAACAGATGGACAGTCGGAGAGGACCATACAAACCCTCGAGGACATGTTAAGATCCTGTATATTAGATTTCGGAGGGAGTTGGAGCCAGTACATGACGTTGGCagagtttgcttataataacAGTTATCAGGCTTCAATCCAAATGGCACCGTATGAGGCGCTTTATGGTAGAAGGTGTCGATCCCctattcattgggatgaagtaggagagaagagAGTTTTAGACCCGACAGCTATTCCATGGATCGAAGAAGCTTATGAGAAGGTTAAGCTGGTTAGGGAGAGACTTCAAACTGTTCAAAGTCGGCAGAAGAGTTACGCAGATCACCGAAGAAAAGACTTAGAATTTGAAGTAGGAGATAAAGTCTTTCTAAGAGTAAAACCTATGAAAGGAGGGGTAATATCCAAGAAGGGAAAGAAATTAAAGCCGAGGTACATTGGACCCTTTGAAGTTCTTAAACGAGTTGGAAAAGTGGCTTATCAGCTGGATTTACCTTCTAGCATGAGCAGGATTCATAATGTCTTCCACGTATCTATactcaagaaatatcatcccGACCCAAGTCATGTGATTCAATTAGATGACGTTGAAGTAGACGAGTCTTTGACTTATGAGGAGCGACCAGTTAAGATTTTGGACCGAGAAATTAAAGAATTGAGAAATAAGAAGATTGCCTTAGTCAAAGTCTTGTGGAGAAATCACGACGTCGAGGAGGCAACTTGGGAGGTTGAGAAGGACATGAAGGACCAATACCCAGAGTTATTCGCTTGAACAggtaagaattttgaggacaaaattcttttaaggggggaaggatgtgaggatctcaaaatttcattaatttctgaaaattaaaataaatattatttaaactttgaaaattattaaataatatgaatttatatttaaaaatgtgtatttatattattaatGATGTTTTCacttatataaatgttatattttaatttacatgaattttcaaaatttatttgacgGTTCGCGTTCGGCTAAACATTAAGTTGGATTTTCGCACTCCCATACGCAATATAGCTCTAAGTTGAACTGTATGATATGTAGAtgttataaaaatgtataattcAGTTGAGAAAATGCTAGGTGAGGAATTTCTACCAGTAGATAAAATTCTCGCGCGTAAACGCGattcaattcaaaattttcccacCATTAATGGCATGCCCAAAAAGTCTTCAAACCTATACTCTAGCTTACCTTCATTTTCAACCCATCTTATCACCAACTACCAGCCGTTTCTCTTCTCTTCAAGCTCGATCATCTGTTGCAAGAAGAGCTAAGAGCCACGGTCATTCCCAGCTTCCAACAGCCCTCCATCTTCAACCATTCCCAAACCCAACGTTCACCTTCCATTTCCAGCTTCCACCTCCATTCTTGGCTGCTGTCTCGACCGAGCAAGGAGGAGGAAGATCGCTGCTGCTGCTGCCGGCGTTGTGTTGGACCAGGGGAGAAGGAGAAACCAGctgccatttttctttcctccaacCACAGAACCTTCCAAGCTGACTCAAAACCCCAGACCCAAGCTTCTCTTCACCTCAACGTTTGCTGCTGGGTTGTTGCTGTGGGTGGTCTGACCGAGAGAAAAACAGAGTGCAAGGGGTGCCGACTGACCTCAGTGATTCTAGGAGCGAACT is part of the Coffea eugenioides isolate CCC68of chromosome 6, Ceug_1.0, whole genome shotgun sequence genome and encodes:
- the LOC113774220 gene encoding uncharacterized protein LOC113774220, giving the protein MDHRGRGRSRSRGRGRGRGRRVEPLRDQGGDRASEVNQNRGPEGGGGDQMATAINRITEVLERLTDRQGPGPVHQQPGGQVDTEDRALERFLKFGPPKFQGGPEPEIAEGWWERISDIFATLDYTETRKVTFASFQFEGAARSWWNLIKDKWDRDRTPSTWATFTREFNAKFLPPLVQEKREDDFIKCKQGAMSVAEYETNFTKLARYAPDLIATEQRRIRRFVQGLNVEIQEGLATAQISTYSDAVEKAQRFETARAQSRSFFARKRNAPSGSRDPISTSAPPPKMGRGTGVVNIPSASRGALARGAGARGPGARGSGVRGGQSGMGPPRSAPQGVQVSTPQITCGYCGKANHTANECWRKDGKCLKCGSAEHQIANCPRISENGGSQGGATSSRQTASGGSRPKVPARVYALDSQPAPDPSEVVEGTLPIFHRLAKVLIDPGATHSFVNPAFMCGIDVKPVRLPYDLEVRTPTGNKSMLTSLVYKECEFWVGERKMLVDLVSLDLKGYDVIIGMDFLSYHHAKLDCRAKVVEFCIPGEATLKLDVRGRLASSALISGIRARKMLHKGAQGFLAFLINAPSDQVKLEDVPIVQDFPDVFPEELTSLPPEREIEFKIDLVPGVAPISKTPYRMAPAELKELEIQLQDLLERGFIKESDSPWGAPVLFVKKKDGSLRLCIDYRGLNEVTIKNKYPLPLIDGLFDQLQGSVVYSKLDLRQGYYQLRIKKEDIPKTAFNSRYGHFEFAVMPFGLTNAPAAFMDLMQRIFKKYLDQFVVVFIDDILVYSKTREDHAKHLEIVLQVLREHKLYAKFSKCEFWLEEISFLGHRISKNGIAVDPTKVEQVISIF